The following are from one region of the Denitrobacterium detoxificans genome:
- a CDS encoding YgiQ family radical SAM protein, producing the protein MFLPMTYADMRERGWDAVDFAYVCGDAYVDHPSFGMAIISRLLEAHGYRVGIICQPDWRDPKSINVFGEPRLGFIVSAGNMDSMVNHYTVAKRRRKNDFYSPGGEMGLRPDHACVVYGNLIRRTYKETPIILGGIEASLRRLAHYDYWSDKLKRSILLDSGADIISYGMGEHSVVEIADALASGLSVHDLTFIPGTVFRTRSLEHLYEPVVLPSYQSMLDNKEEYARSFGEQCRNLNPYSAHTLVEPYDHDVYVVQNAPATPLTTEELDAVYRLPYERTYHPSYEAAGGIPAIREVKFSLASNRGCLGECAFCALNFHQGRIIQARSHESILEEAREMTKDPEFKGYIHDVGGPTANFRIPACAKQEKAGACTNRRCLSPKPCKQLRVTHEDYVQLLRELRALPGVKKVFIRSGIRFDYAMLDNDHTFIRELAAHHTSGQLRLAPEHISETVLNVMGKPPHAMYEQFVREFNRASKQAGKEQYVLPYLMSSHPGSTLKEAVELAEFCRDLGFNPEQVSDFYPTPSTVSTCIYYTGLDPRTMEHVYCATSPHEKALQRALIQYRNPKNHALVREALVKAGREDLIGFDAKCLVRPAGAKGGKGAQHGGKSGQAGHARSKGKGTQAKRGRSRHENDSRGEQRSGSTRNDKRTSRNANTKPGGKPQGNRRNGGASGAGKKPAGAEARRGAGHPKKR; encoded by the coding sequence ATGTTCCTACCTATGACGTACGCCGATATGCGCGAGCGCGGCTGGGATGCCGTGGACTTTGCATACGTATGCGGCGACGCATACGTTGACCACCCGTCGTTCGGCATGGCCATCATCTCGCGCCTGCTCGAAGCGCATGGCTATCGCGTGGGCATCATCTGCCAGCCCGATTGGCGCGACCCCAAAAGCATCAACGTGTTTGGCGAGCCCCGTCTGGGCTTCATCGTTTCCGCCGGCAACATGGATTCCATGGTGAACCATTACACGGTGGCAAAGCGGCGTCGCAAGAACGACTTCTACTCCCCCGGCGGCGAGATGGGCCTGCGCCCCGATCACGCCTGCGTGGTATATGGCAACCTCATCCGCCGTACATATAAAGAGACGCCCATCATCCTGGGTGGCATCGAGGCAAGCCTGCGCCGCCTGGCCCATTACGACTACTGGTCGGACAAGCTGAAGCGATCCATCCTGCTGGATTCGGGTGCCGACATCATCTCGTACGGCATGGGCGAGCATTCCGTGGTGGAAATTGCCGATGCGCTGGCATCGGGGCTTTCCGTACACGACCTCACGTTCATTCCTGGCACCGTATTCCGTACGCGCAGCCTGGAGCATCTGTACGAGCCCGTTGTGCTGCCCAGCTACCAGAGCATGCTGGACAACAAGGAGGAATACGCGCGCAGCTTCGGCGAACAGTGCCGCAACTTGAACCCGTATTCGGCCCACACGCTGGTAGAACCCTACGACCACGACGTCTACGTGGTACAGAACGCACCTGCCACGCCGCTTACCACCGAAGAGCTGGACGCGGTGTATCGCCTGCCCTACGAGCGCACGTATCACCCCAGCTACGAAGCTGCTGGCGGCATTCCAGCTATCCGCGAGGTGAAGTTTTCGCTGGCCAGCAATCGTGGCTGCCTAGGAGAGTGCGCATTCTGCGCGCTCAACTTCCATCAGGGGCGCATCATCCAAGCACGCAGCCACGAATCAATCCTGGAAGAAGCGCGCGAGATGACGAAGGATCCCGAGTTCAAGGGCTACATTCACGATGTGGGTGGCCCCACCGCGAATTTCCGCATTCCCGCATGCGCCAAGCAGGAAAAGGCCGGAGCCTGCACGAACCGTCGCTGTCTTTCGCCGAAGCCCTGCAAGCAGCTACGCGTAACGCACGAAGACTACGTGCAGCTGCTGCGCGAACTGCGCGCGCTGCCTGGCGTGAAGAAGGTATTCATCCGCAGCGGCATCCGCTTCGATTACGCCATGCTCGACAATGACCACACGTTCATCCGCGAACTAGCTGCCCACCATACAAGCGGGCAGCTGCGCCTGGCCCCCGAGCACATCAGCGAAACGGTACTGAACGTGATGGGCAAGCCACCGCACGCCATGTACGAGCAGTTCGTACGCGAGTTCAACCGCGCAAGCAAGCAGGCGGGCAAGGAACAATACGTACTGCCCTACCTGATGTCGAGCCATCCTGGCAGCACGCTAAAGGAAGCTGTTGAACTGGCAGAATTCTGCCGCGACCTAGGGTTCAACCCCGAACAGGTAAGCGACTTCTACCCCACGCCCTCTACGGTGTCCACGTGCATTTACTATACGGGTCTCGACCCGCGCACCATGGAACACGTGTACTGCGCCACGAGCCCTCACGAAAAGGCGCTGCAGCGCGCGCTCATTCAGTACCGCAACCCAAAGAATCACGCCCTCGTGCGCGAGGCGCTCGTGAAAGCGGGGCGCGAGGACCTTATTGGGTTCGATGCGAAATGCCTGGTACGGCCTGCGGGCGCAAAGGGCGGCAAGGGCGCGCAGCATGGCGGAAAGTCCGGGCAGGCAGGGCATGCCCGCAGCAAAGGCAAGGGTACGCAGGCCAAACGCGGTAGGTCGCGCCACGAAAACGACTCGCGTGGCGAGCAGCGTTCGGGCAGCACGCGCAACGACAAGCGCACGTCGCGGAACGCGAATACGAAACCAGGAGGCAAACCCCAAGGCAACCGCCGCAATGGCGGAGCTAGCGGCGCAGGAAAGAAGCCAGCAGGCGCTGAAGCACGGCGCGGAGCAGGCCATCCGAAGAAACGGTAG
- a CDS encoding guanylate cyclase yields MVARLSRIIPLLIILAVVAAVIYLVAAWRYSPNRAKVILIRAFTVITGVISGFFVLATAYAAFEQNWTAVEIAASFLAVGLIGLAITLICRWVFLRHHPNYQQEAVPTTTVSSDGLLRAVLQRLLASFLRR; encoded by the coding sequence ATGGTTGCACGTCTATCGCGGATCATTCCGCTTCTCATTATTCTGGCAGTCGTCGCGGCGGTCATTTACCTTGTGGCTGCGTGGCGCTATTCGCCCAATCGCGCGAAGGTCATCCTCATTCGCGCGTTCACCGTTATCACGGGCGTCATTTCGGGCTTCTTCGTTCTGGCGACAGCCTATGCCGCCTTCGAGCAAAACTGGACGGCAGTCGAGATCGCCGCATCATTCTTGGCCGTGGGTCTCATCGGCCTGGCCATTACGCTTATTTGTCGCTGGGTGTTCTTGCGGCATCATCCCAACTATCAGCAGGAAGCCGTTCCTACGACTACCGTTTCTTCGGATGGCCTGCTCCGCGCCGTGCTTCAGCGCCTGCTGGCTTCTTTCCTGCGCCGCTAG
- a CDS encoding LemA family protein, producing the protein MVAIIILVVVVVLVLIVIGLFNNLVKLRNAVDNAWAQIDVQLQRRLDLIPNLVETVKGYAAHESKTLQAVTEARTACMNASSPEEKMEASNALSDTLKSLFAVSEAYPDLKANQNFIALQNELSETEDKISYMRQSFNDTVMKYNNAIQTFPGVLVAGPMGFTKRQSFIANVGADVAPQVSFS; encoded by the coding sequence ATGGTGGCAATTATCATTCTGGTCGTTGTCGTTGTTCTGGTGCTTATCGTTATCGGGCTGTTCAACAACCTGGTGAAGCTGCGCAACGCCGTTGACAACGCTTGGGCGCAAATCGACGTCCAGCTCCAGCGTCGTCTCGATCTCATTCCGAACCTGGTGGAAACCGTGAAGGGCTATGCCGCGCACGAGAGCAAGACGCTGCAGGCGGTTACTGAAGCGCGCACGGCATGCATGAATGCCAGTTCGCCCGAGGAAAAGATGGAAGCGAGCAATGCGCTTTCCGATACCCTGAAGAGCCTGTTTGCCGTGAGCGAAGCGTATCCCGATCTGAAGGCAAATCAGAACTTCATTGCGCTGCAGAATGAGCTTTCCGAAACGGAAGACAAGATCAGCTACATGCGTCAGAGCTTCAACGACACGGTCATGAAGTACAACAACGCCATCCAGACGTTCCCGGGCGTGCTCGTGGCGGGCCCTATGGGCTTCACGAAGCGCCAGAGCTTCATCGCCAACGTTGGCGCCGATGTTGCTCCCCAGGTGAGCTTTAGCTAG
- a CDS encoding 4-(cytidine 5'-diphospho)-2-C-methyl-D-erythritol kinase, which translates to MKTINLIAPAKVNLYLGIGERQEGGYHNALTVMHALSMHDGVRMTHVGAGEHVTLLEPCDAAQPLREVKVDVDAGSGLQVEATVIWREGIEPLDIPSQDNLACKAVHALAQELGREEDECIRLVIEKHIPHQTGLGGGSADAAAALLGAAHLWGIPADHEAVAHVAQQLGADVRFFLHGGCMLLQGRGDEPVATLAPRRDSVVIIRPEGGVSTAEAYRTFDESPVYPEPAQLEAVRAATEATQVPLFNNLEAPAQKLLPELAEIAQFASQAPGVADVLLCGSGSGTFAVCESHQAAAALSSAAQVKGYWTRTTSFSPVRAALLPQR; encoded by the coding sequence GTGAAGACCATCAATCTTATCGCTCCTGCGAAAGTGAACCTCTACCTGGGCATTGGCGAACGCCAGGAAGGCGGATACCACAATGCGCTTACGGTTATGCATGCGCTGTCCATGCACGATGGCGTGCGTATGACGCATGTGGGTGCGGGCGAGCACGTTACGCTGTTGGAGCCTTGCGATGCCGCTCAGCCGTTGCGCGAAGTGAAGGTTGACGTAGATGCGGGCAGCGGCCTGCAGGTTGAGGCCACGGTCATCTGGCGTGAGGGCATCGAGCCTCTCGACATTCCCTCGCAGGACAACCTGGCATGCAAGGCGGTGCATGCGCTGGCGCAGGAGCTGGGCCGCGAAGAGGACGAATGCATTCGCCTGGTTATCGAAAAGCACATTCCGCATCAGACGGGCCTGGGTGGCGGCAGCGCCGACGCCGCGGCTGCGCTGTTGGGCGCGGCTCACCTGTGGGGCATTCCCGCCGATCATGAGGCTGTTGCTCATGTGGCGCAGCAGCTGGGCGCCGACGTGCGTTTCTTCCTGCATGGTGGCTGCATGTTGCTGCAGGGTCGTGGCGACGAGCCGGTGGCTACGCTGGCGCCGCGTCGCGATTCCGTGGTCATCATCCGTCCTGAAGGCGGTGTGTCCACGGCGGAGGCGTACCGTACGTTCGACGAGAGCCCGGTGTATCCCGAACCCGCTCAGCTGGAAGCTGTGCGCGCGGCGACGGAGGCCACGCAGGTTCCGCTGTTCAATAACTTGGAGGCTCCGGCGCAGAAGCTGCTTCCCGAGCTTGCCGAGATTGCCCAGTTCGCTTCGCAGGCGCCGGGTGTTGCCGACGTGCTGCTGTGCGGCAGTGGCTCGGGTACGTTTGCCGTATGCGAGTCCCACCAGGCGGCTGCGGCGCTTTCCTCGGCTGCGCAGGTGAAGGGCTACTGGACGCGTACCACGTCGTTCTCGCCGGTCCGCGCAGCGCTCCTGCCGCAGCGCTAG
- a CDS encoding class I SAM-dependent methyltransferase: MQYPACTTKGATLDTTRQTIEYYETHAGEFASSTLDVDFSETQRAFTTLLPEGARILDFGCGSGRDARQFLAAGFNVTATDGSAELCRVASEAAGIPVRHERFEDLCETNAYDGIWACSSILHLPKNELAQVITKMANALRTHGIAYASFKYGTSEGMRNGRYFTDFTEETFRVFLESIPHPGLALERTWITQDVRPNRSHERWLNVILHKA; encoded by the coding sequence ATGCAGTATCCTGCTTGCACGACGAAGGGAGCAACGCTGGATACGACAAGGCAAACAATCGAGTATTACGAGACGCACGCCGGGGAATTCGCATCGAGCACCCTGGATGTCGATTTCAGCGAAACGCAACGCGCTTTTACCACGCTGCTTCCCGAAGGCGCGCGCATACTCGATTTCGGCTGCGGGTCGGGGCGCGACGCAAGGCAATTCCTTGCGGCAGGGTTCAACGTCACCGCCACCGACGGAAGCGCCGAGCTCTGCCGCGTCGCCTCCGAGGCAGCCGGTATCCCCGTACGACATGAGCGATTCGAAGACCTGTGCGAAACAAACGCTTACGACGGCATTTGGGCATGTTCTTCCATACTGCACCTACCGAAGAACGAACTAGCCCAGGTCATTACCAAGATGGCCAATGCACTGCGCACCCACGGCATTGCCTACGCATCGTTCAAGTACGGCACGAGCGAAGGCATGCGCAATGGCCGATACTTCACCGATTTCACCGAAGAGACGTTTCGCGTATTCCTGGAATCCATCCCCCATCCGGGCCTTGCGCTTGAACGCACCTGGATCACGCAGGACGTTCGCCCCAACCGCTCCCACGAACGCTGGCTCAACGTCATCTTGCACAAAGCATAG
- a CDS encoding nucleoside deaminase, whose translation MEERDIEYMQLALEQARLAGAAGEVPIGAVVVYHPIDKGTRKPLAEPRVIAQACNRRERDMDPSGHAEFLAMLQASRELEAWRLSDCTVYVTLEPCIMCAGLMHQARIARCVYGASDPKAGALGTLYRINEDERLNHAFPVTAGVCEEECSQLLKDFFSARRSARKAAKAEAAAANSEPSTK comes from the coding sequence ATGGAAGAACGCGATATCGAATACATGCAGCTTGCTTTGGAGCAGGCGCGTTTGGCGGGTGCAGCGGGCGAGGTGCCCATCGGTGCGGTGGTCGTGTACCATCCCATCGACAAGGGTACGCGCAAGCCGCTTGCAGAACCGCGCGTTATCGCGCAGGCGTGCAACCGGCGCGAACGTGATATGGACCCCTCGGGTCATGCCGAATTCCTGGCCATGCTGCAGGCTTCGCGCGAACTGGAAGCGTGGCGTCTTTCCGACTGCACGGTGTACGTTACGCTCGAGCCGTGCATCATGTGCGCGGGCCTTATGCACCAGGCGCGCATTGCGCGGTGCGTGTATGGCGCAAGCGATCCGAAGGCTGGTGCGCTGGGTACGCTGTATCGCATCAATGAGGACGAGCGCTTGAACCATGCGTTTCCCGTTACGGCGGGCGTATGCGAAGAGGAATGCTCGCAGCTTCTGAAGGATTTCTTCTCCGCACGGCGTTCCGCGCGTAAGGCGGCGAAGGCCGAAGCGGCTGCCGCGAATAGTGAACCATCAACTAAGTAA
- a CDS encoding alpha/beta fold hydrolase, whose product MFVHEYGNPDDPTVILLAPMMMSGEDIYRMMSPHFANSYHIIAPDQGGHGDAGAYVSADDECAQLKHYLVKQGITDIELVYGSSLGVAVGWRLFLDNGFTIHHAWFDGVLFRESAPFFEFAFRTMFKQKKRSPAKRSVDASKGLEDKYGHERAVMMTRNFNRITESDIDAICHTCCNYPLAKLTPDQQARLHLDYGSKDPTFRQSRRGIATCMPNVGITIRKGYPHCGYVAAHTKEYVKEIEEFIRA is encoded by the coding sequence ATGTTCGTACATGAATATGGAAACCCCGACGACCCCACTGTTATCCTGCTGGCACCCATGATGATGTCGGGAGAAGACATCTACCGCATGATGAGCCCCCACTTCGCGAACTCCTACCACATCATCGCGCCCGACCAGGGAGGTCACGGCGATGCTGGCGCATACGTAAGCGCCGACGACGAATGCGCACAGCTGAAGCACTACCTGGTAAAACAGGGCATAACCGATATCGAGCTGGTGTACGGCTCCTCGCTGGGCGTTGCCGTTGGCTGGCGCCTCTTTCTGGACAATGGCTTCACCATCCATCACGCCTGGTTCGATGGCGTGCTCTTCCGCGAAAGCGCGCCATTCTTCGAGTTCGCCTTCAGGACCATGTTCAAGCAGAAGAAGCGCTCGCCGGCCAAGCGTTCCGTTGACGCATCAAAGGGACTCGAAGATAAATACGGACACGAGCGCGCCGTAATGATGACCAGGAACTTCAACCGCATCACCGAAAGCGACATCGACGCCATCTGCCACACCTGCTGCAATTACCCCCTTGCGAAGCTCACGCCCGATCAGCAAGCACGCTTGCATCTGGACTACGGCAGCAAGGACCCCACATTCCGCCAATCCCGCCGCGGCATCGCCACGTGCATGCCGAACGTTGGCATTACCATTCGCAAAGGCTATCCGCATTGCGGATACGTTGCCGCACACACCAAGGAATACGTGAAGGAAATCGAGGAATTCATCCGCGCGTAG